The genomic stretch TTCCCCGAAGAGTTTTTAAGAAGAAAAGATATACGAAATTTGTTGAAAGTGCGATTATAGGATTAATCATGATGTTGACTTTAATTGTCGGTCACCTTTTAAAATTTCAAAATACATATTGGATCTCCATTTCTACTGTTGCCATTATTCAGGGCCGAAATTTTGAACATGTGCGTCAGAGAAATATGCACCGTATTTTCGGAACTTTCATTGGTTTGGGTTTGGCATGGCTGATTCTGCTTTTTGATCCCGAAAAAATTGTAATGATCGGAATTATTGTAGTTTTACAATTCGTGGTTGAATTGATGATCGTAAGAAATTATGGTTTCGCCGTCATATTTATTACGCCGCTTACCTTACTTTTAATAGAAGTAGGAAGTACCGTTCATCATGAGGTTGAAAATCTGATGCAGGCAAGATTGCTCGACACCATTATCGGAAGTCTGATGGGATTGGCTGCAGGTTTTTTTCTGCATCACCAGCAAATCATCAATCAATTGGAGAAAAATATCAGATATTCTTTTTTTCAGTTTAAAAAATTAAAAATAAAACTATGCGCATTCTCGTTGTATTTGCTTTTATGTTAATGAGCTGCAATCCGAAAGCTCAGGATTCAGTAACAAAATCGCAGGAAGATTTGAAAACAGAATTTTCACTACCCAAAAAACTGAAAGAAGTTTCAGGAATTGCCCTTTCTCAAGATCAGAAAACCATTTGGGCAATTGAAGATGCCGGAAATAAAAATGTAGTTTATGGGCTCAACCGACAAGGTGAGTTGGTTACTGATGTGCTTGTAGAAAATGTAGAAAATAACGATTGGGAAGATATTACAAAAGATGCAGCCGGAAATATTTACATTGGAGATTTTGGAAATAACGAGAATGACAGACAAAATCTTTCCATCTTAAAATTAGATTTAAAAAACGATTCTCAGAAATCTACAAAGGTCATTCAGACGACTAAATTTCATTATGAAGGACAGACTGAATTTCCTCCCAAAAAATCTAATTTACTGTACGATTGCGAAGCCTTTGTAGAGAAAGACGGAAGTTTTTATTTATTTACAAAAAACCGAAGCAAAGGATTTGACGGAACATTTCTTGTTTTCCAGATTCCAAATAAAGAAGGCGATTTTGAAGCAAAATTAATTGGTAAATTAAAACTGGAAGGAGGTTACAGTGATGCCGCCATTACATCAGCTGCCATTAATTCTAAAAATGAAATTGTGCTTTTAACACATAAAAATATTCATGTACTTTCAGGGTTTACGGCAAATGATTTTAATTCAGCTAAAATTCAGAAAGTGCCTTTAAATCACAATTCACAAAAAGAAGCTGTGGTTTTCGTTGATGATAAAACTTTGCTGATTGCTGATGAAAAGGATAAAAAAGAAGGTGGAAATGTGTATAAATTTAGTTTGTAATTTTTAAATAAAAACTATTTTTGTAGGCTTTAAAATTAACCATGAAAAAACTTTTTTATTTTTTATTCGTTTTAGGAATAATTTCTTGTAGTACAAATTCGAATGATATGCTGGAGAATCAGCAACTTTCAACAGATTTAGAACCAAATAAAGCATTTGTGCATTATATTGAGTTTCCTAAATTGGCATCACTTCAGCCATCGTGGTATTATACCTTTGATTATCAAAATGGGAAACTAGTCAGAATGACTGGTAAATTCGTAAAGTCAGAAAGCATATGGTTGCCGGATAGTTTTTATCCAGACTCATTTACTACTTTGTCATATAATAATAATCAAACAGAAGTAAAATATTCAAATGATACTTATCCTACTATTGTTTATACAATGGAAAATGATAAACCCAAAAAAGCCGAATTATACAATCAGTTTAATGAATTAATTACGGTTAAAAATTATACTTATGAATCTGGGAAAATAAAAGTATATTCTAAAACTTATACTTTTGAAACATATTATACTTATTATTTTGACTCAAATAATAACTTAATCAAAAGTGAAAAATTAGAGAAAGCTGGTGGATTAGATAAAACTTTAACTACGACAACGTATTCAAATTTTGATAATTCTAAAAATCCTTTTAAAAAACTCTATTTATTAAATGATAACTTTTACGAAAAGAGTCTGTCAAGTAATAATTATAGAAAAACAAATTATATAATTCAGAACTTAGAAAATCCTCAATCTTTACCTGGGAATGGAAATCATGAATGGACGTATCAGTATGATTCAGATGGTCATGTCAAACTTTATCACCCGTTATAAAAACAAAATCCGCAGAAATTCTCTGCGGATTTTGTTTATGATAAATTTAAGCTAGCATACTAAAATTAAATTTCTTTTAGAAGCTCAAACCGACACCACCAGAAATTCTGCCGCCATCTTCACCGGTAAAGTAATCAACTCTTGCAGAAAAAGTTTCGAGAATATTCATCCAAAATCCTCCACCAACGCCTTGATGCCATTTGTCTGATTGTTCATTATCAATCCACACTCTTCCTACGTCATAGCCTACTAAAATTCCCATATTCACAGGAACGATATTGTTTTTCACACGGCCAAAATCCCAACGGATCTCAGAATTGTTTACAAAATATGATTTCCCTGCAAATCTTTCATTTCTATAAGCACGCATTGCATTGTTTCCACCAATGGCTGCAGCCTGATAAAACTCAAAATTATTATTGTTGATAATCATCGCATTGGAGGAGTTGGCAAAAACAAATTTTCCTTGTTTATCGATTCGGCGGAACAAGTTTAAAGTTCCTTTAAAAGAGGCAAAATTTTGGTTGAATTCTGAAAGATTGGCTTTCCAGCCTGCATTTAAAATCATTTCTAAACCTAAAGTCGGGAAAGCGTTGTTATCAAAGTTCTTAAAACTAAAGGTATAATTAGCTCCCGCAAATTGTTGCCCGTTAAAAACTTCAGGGTTGACTTCCGTAGAAGCAGCGATAAAACGATCTTCATTAAACTGTACTTTTGAATGCTCAAAATTCAACTGGAATTGATGTTTCAAATTCAGCCAGCTTGTTTTTGAGATGGAAGGAGCAAATTTAAACTGAGAAATTCGTACTCTGTTGAAATCTTTACTCACTTCATCTTTTTCATACACCGTTTCATTGCCCAAGCCAAAGAAAGTCCTCGCGAAAAATGGAGTCGTGTAGGTTGCATCAATTCCGGCATCCCATCCTGCAATTGCTTTTTTGAAGATTCCTTTATAACCAACATTAAATCCACCTGTTAAAGTATAATAATTGGCACTTAAACTATGTTTCTGAGTAAAGCGGTCACGAATAAAATTGTTGACTGTATAATTGGCTACAATTCCCAAAATCACACCATCATCAGGATTATAATTTGCCATAGGATAACCCGCAAAGAAGTTGTATTTCGGATGCTTCCAGTTGTACGTATTGGTGTCGTAATCATCACTGATGTGTTTTGCTGCTCCTTTGGTTTCGTACGTGTTTTTCTGAGATTTAAAATCATAAATCTTTACGTTTCTTCCGTTTGCAACACTGTAAACATCATGATTATAACCACCAATTAGACGGATGTTTGTTTTAGATTTTCCGTCACCTGATACTTCATAAATATCATCATCATCCAATCCGTAGATCCAAAGCTCTTTTGTCTTTTTTCCGTCGTAAGATTTTTCAAAAACCAATTCTTCAGTTTTATCTTTATTAATTTTAAATTGTTTTACATCAATTGAATTTTCATTCTTTACGATTACAAATTTGTCTTTGTCTAAAGTTCCCACCAACGGAACTTTTTCCTGAAGGATGTGATAGTATTCAACTGCATTATCTTCGATTTTTTCTTTTCTTAGTTTCAGTTTTCTCTGGATATCGACAATTGTTTCATCCTGAACTTCTTTCGGAAGGTTTTTAAAAGCAACATCAATATCAGCATCGGTAAGATGTTTCTGAATGTATTTTGCCTGATCGCTCCAGTTTTGTTCGGTAGAACCTTTCAGAAAAATTAAATCTAACGGATAAGGTTCCATATTCACCCAACGCACATTTTTTATTTCATCTTTAAAAGATTTCATGTGACGAATCATCGGGATGTTCATAATAAAGGTAAACGCAGCGCCATCATAATTACTGAAAGCCTGATCTCTGTCTCTTGGGATCGGTTTGTAAATGACCTTATTTCCTGTTTTATATTCTGCCCATTTCCATTGATCTTCATGTCTGTCCCAATCTCCAATCAGCATATCAAAAATTCTTGCTCTGATGTATAAATCCTGATCGACGGAATATTTGCTGTCCTTCCGCATGTTTTTCAAAACATCCGACGTAGAAACAATATCTGAAGCATTATCAAGCGACTGCAAAGTTTTAGGATCAGAAGAAAAACGTTCTTCAATCATGTATAGTTCATTACCATAATTTTTGTTGTAGCGGCCCAAAGATTTTTGTTTTGGGATGTAATATAATTCTGGATTGCTGTGAAAAATACCCAGCTTATCGATCATATTATTGACTGCAAATCCAGTGAAAGGATGATTGGTTGTATAAAAATCGAGTAAGAATCTTTCAGGAAAAGTATTATTTAATTCGTTTCCGAAATCGTTTTTCTTAAAAGCCTGAGCATTCAGAAAACGTACGGCACTTTTTTGTACTCCGCGCATTACAAATTCCTGTCCGTCATTGGTTTTCAGCCGAAGACTGTTCGACTGGTTTCCGCCGCCTTCTCTGAAAGGAGAATAACCGGGATTCATATCCGAAAGATCTTTCGTTTTTGCTTCGATCGGAAGTGCATAATATTTTCGGTAATGATCCCCCCAAATCCAACGATAAATTTTCCCTTTTTTAGTCAGTTTTTCAGCATAAATAGTTGTGGTGTATGTTGCAGGAAGTAAACTTGGGAAATTATTTTCAAATACTTTAGGCTGAGGAATTACTGAAATCTGCGTTAGTTTTTTGAGCTCATTATTTTTTGTTGAAAAATATTCTACATCGGAACTCAAATCTTTTCTGAGATTTAAAACAGCAAAACCACTTCCGCCATAAGAAAAATCGGTTTTGTTGACAATTGTGGCAGGATCTGTTTTTGAACCGGCTCCGCTGATGATTTGTCTGATATTATTGTCTGCATGATACTGCAGATTATGATCGTGCCCCGAAACGAAAATTACATTTTCTTTATCCTGAACAATACTTTTTAATCTGTTGGCAAAATCTGCGTAATGGCTGTTGTTGATGTCTTCCATGCTCGCTCCGGAAGTACTCCTCAATGTCGTAAGTACAGTGGCAACTCCCGGAATAGGAACTTTTCCGTTAAATGCTGAAAGATGAGATTTTGCAGAATTAAATCCGGCATGAACGCCAGAACTGATTACCGGATGATGAAGCGCAACAATAATTCTTTTATCCTGATTTTTTGTAATTAAATCTTTGAATTCTGTATAAAGATCGTCTCTGGTTTTGATTTCACAACCTTTGTTGATTCCTGGATATTTGTCCCAATTAATTAATGCCCATTCTGAATCGATGATGATCAGCTTAATGTCTTTCGTTAAATTGATATCATCAATCGGGCAAGAATTTTTAGGCAAAAAAGATTTTTTATCGTTCAAATACGTTTTCACGAACTCTTCCTGTGCTTTTAAACCATCCAAGCCGTGATACCAATCATGATTTCCTGGAATAACTAAAGTTTTACCTTTAAAATTTTTGGTTATTGCCAGCTGGTTTTCCATTTTTTCTTTTGCAAGAGGATAGCCTTTGTCGCTTTCTTTAGGCATTCCTAAAGGATAAATGTTGTCACCTAAAAATATCAGCATCGAGTTGCTGTTGGCAGAATCTATTTTGTTTTTAAGAAAATTCAATGTTTGCTGAGCCTGAGTTTCTTCTGCGTTTCCGGCATCACCAACAAGAAAAATCTGAAAATCATTATCTTTTTTTACTTCAGATTGTGGCACCTCATGTAAGTTTTTACCCTTTTTTACGTTGTACGTAGCACAAGATAAAAGAAGCCCTGAAAGCAGAAAAATTTTTGCTGCCGGCGATGTTTTTTTTAAATAAGATTTAAAGGATAAATTCATACATTTACATTAAGAAAAATTCTGTGATGAGCATCTTAGACAAAGCTAAAAATTATGTTGAAAACTTATTCAAAGATAAGTTATCTTCTGTATATTTTTATCATAATTTTATTCATACCACATACGCTGTTCAGAAAGCAGATGAAATCATAAAGCACACCAATTTACCTGAAGTCGATAGAGAAAAAGTGTTGCTTGCATTGTGGTTTCATGATGTAGGTTTTACCGATTGTAATGCTGAAGGTCACGAGCAAAGAAGTTCTGTTATTATGAAAGATTTTCTTATGAAAGATAATTTTTCTGACGAATATATTGATGAAGTTTCCAGACTTATTCTTTCTACCGAAAAACATCATCAGCCTGAGGGTCTTTTAGAAATGATTATGAAAGATGCAGACTTCAGCCATTTTGCAAGTCCGTTTTATAATGACTCTGCAGAAGCTTTGCGTAAAGAATGGGAACTAACGGGAGGAATGTGTTTTTCTAATGATGAATGGAATGAGATGAATGTAGATTTTCTTAAAAACAAGCACCGGTATTTTACAGATTATGCTAAAGAAAACTGGGAGCCGCTTAAACTGAAAAATGTAAAAAAATTGGAAAAGAAGATTGATAAAGAAGAGAAACCCAAAAAAGAAAATTCAGATTCAAAAAAGGATAAAGACCAAAAATCAGATAGAAGTGTAGATACGCTCTTTAGAGTGACATTGAATAATCATACAAGATTAAGCGATATTGCAGACAGCAAAGCTAATATTTTACTTTCAGTGAATGCGATTATTATTTCGGTATGTTTGTCTGTATTGGTTCCAAAATTGGATGCACCCAAAAACACTCATCTTATCATCCCAACTTTTTTCTTGTTGATATCGAGTGTACTGACGATTATCTTTGCCATTCTTTCTACAAAGCCCAATGTGACGAAAACTACTTTTACCGATCAGGATATTAAAGACCGTAAGGTAAATCTCTTGTTTTTTGGAAATTTTCATCAAATGGAATTTAATCATTATCTGAATTCTATGCATGATCTCATCAAAGACAGAGATTATATCTACGATTCTATGGTGAAAGATCTTTATTATCTTGGGAAAGTTTTAGACAGAAAATATAAGCTTCTTTCGATTACGTATAAGATTTTTATGGCAGGAATTGTGATTTCTGTACTGTCTTTTGCGTACGCTTTTCTTTCGCTTTAATTAAAACTTCACAAAACATGATTGTAAGACAGCGAACCCACTGGCTGAAAATGTTATTTATATGGAGAGGTTCTGTACTAAAGAAAATAATTACCCAGCTTTTCATTATTACTATTTTTTCTGTTGCGGTATATTATTTTAATGGGAAGATTTATGATTACAAAGTTAAGCTCAATCCTACTGTTTTTACATTGATAGGCTTGGCTTTAGCCATTTTTATGGGCTTTTGTAATACCGCAAGTTATGATCGATTCTGGGAAGGAAGAAAACTTTGGGGATTACTGGTCATTGAAACCCGATCTTTAACAAGACAGATATTATCTTTCATACCGAATGTTTCAAAAGAAGAAAAACAGGAAATTGTAAAGCTTATTTCTGCATTTTGCTGGTCTTTAAATTATCAATTAAGAGATAAAACTGAAACAAAACCTATTCAACATTTACTTTCTGAAGAGCAGTTTCACCAGATTCAGGGTAAGCAATTTATTCCTAATATTATTTTGGGCTTTATTTCAGATTGGCTGAATGAGCAAAATAAAAAAGAAAATATAGATACGATTGTTTTGACTTCTATGAATCATCAGCTGAATCAGTTTTCTAATATTTCCGGGGGTTGTGAGAGAATTTACAATACGCCGCTTCCATTTGCTTACAGTGTTTTGCTTCATCGTACCGTTTATTTATACTGTTTTTGGCTGCCTTTCGGATTACTCGACAGCTTAGATTGGATGATGCCGTTGATTGTTTTGCTGATCAGCTATACTTTTATTGCTTTAGACGCAATTATTCAGGAAATCGCGGAACCTTTTGGTGAGGAAGAAAATGATTTGGCTCTAAACAGTATTTGCAGAACGATTGAATTTTCTATTTTTGAGCAGGCAGAAATTCCGCAAGGTGAATTAAAAAAGCCTGATTCCTATTTTGTAGATTGATCTAAGCTAAAGAAACTCTCATTGCAAGTAATCCTGTAATTCCCTGCAGATCTTCAACTCTTAAAAGTTCAACATCAGATTTTAAAATATTTTGTTTTTGAAGTCTGTTGATGTATTGTAGATATTCACGTTGATTTTCCAATCCGAAATAGACGATGGTAATTTTTCCGGGACAGGTAATTCTCTCGGTAGAATCTTTGATATGAGCTTTTTCCAGTCTCTTTTTGATGATTTCAAAATTAGAATTAAATGCGCCGTCTACATCAAAACGTTTCTCATCCATTCGGAAACGGATGTCTACTTTTTCATTATACACAAAAATCAGCGAAGCAATATCGAGCGGAACCGGAAGATCTTTTTTGAACAATCTGAACTCATGTTCCATCTTACAAAGTGTTTCCAGCTGCCAATATCTCAACTCGTGAACGACTTTCAGAGAATAAGGTAATTCTGGTGCGATACTGGGGCCAATATACAGATTGTGCTCAACACCATCCGATTTGAATCTTTCAAAATAATGCGGGAAAATTTCCTGAGCAGCCACTTGTTTCTGGTCTAAAATGTCGGCTAGTTTACGGTTGAGAAGCGTAATAGAATCATCTAAATTTTTTCTGTTGGCATAAAAAAGATCATTCTGTGTAAAAACCTGACTGAGATAACTTTTGATTTTATCTTTGATATTTTCATCACTTTTCACTTCAAGCTGACCTTGCAGGTAAGGGTGAATTTCTTCCCGTAAAAGTCTTTGGAAACGCTGTTCTGTATCTGCTTTTATTTCATTATTCAGTTCGTTTTCAAAAACATCCAATGCCAAAGAATATTTTTCAGCTTCTAATGAATTTAATATTGTCATGACTTCATGAAGCCCGTCTATTTGCTGATTAAGATCTTCGAGCATCAGATTAAAACGCTTGTCTGATGAAGAACGAATGTCTGAAAAACTAAATAGTGGAGTAAGATTTTTAAATGAAATCTCTTTTAAAGTATATATTTTTTTTGCTAAATAAGCATTGAAGTAACGTTCTGCTTCATTTCTGAATTTCCAGATAACACTGTCATGAATCGTTGTATATTCACGCTGAATAATAGCTTCAATCTGATTATTCCTTTCATACGAAAATCTGCTGAGTGAGAAAATAATCATATCGGCAACAAACTCGAGTTTTTTTAGTTTTAAACCATTTAAGCTGTTGGCTATCGGCGAAGTAAACTCCATCATTGCTAGTAATTCATTGTCTTTCATAATAGGAATGACCATGAAGCTATTGATGTTATTGTCTTTTAAAATACTGAAAGAAGGAAGTTTTTTAATCTCATCATCAAGCTTGTCGACGTTCGAAACCACGACGGGTTTTGAATTGTAACTGATGTTTTCAAAAGCTGTTTTCCTTACTTCTTCATCGAATGTGTTGATCCAAAAATCAAGAAGATAATTGGTGAAAACATTCTCATAAATAGGCAATTTTTCGAGCCTTTTGTTTTTTGTATTAAACAGCATCAACCCAAAATTGAGATCGGGAACATCAAAATAAGATTTAAATATTTCCTTTAAATTCTCATCAGGCGAAGGATTTTCGAGATCAATTTTAATCATGCTCGACTTCAGATCAGATAATGCCACTTCCGAAGTACAATCGATGAGAGAGATAATGCTGAAACCCTTTAAAATCCATGATTCCGGCTGAAAGTATTTTTTCCAAAGCTGTATATCATCTAAATTTTCAAGCAGGATATCCAAGACATCATCGGGCGGAATCTTGGTGCCTTCGGCAGGATAAACATCACTAAAATCTGAGTTGACCGTAATTTTATAATGCTTCATAATTCCCTGTTTATCGGGAATGTCATAATAAAACGGAATGGTAACTTTAATATCTTTTTTAAGGTAAGTCTGCAAAATCAGGCAACAGCAAAAGACGTAATATTCGTCATCGCTAATATCTCTGAACTCGATTTCAAAATCTTTTCCTGCGTCATTTAAAATATTCTGAAATCTTTCGGTATAATTGAACGTAAGATTGGTGAGCGGAATTCCTGCAGCTTTAATTTCATTTCTCGTCAAACCGGTAGGGAAGAGGTCTGCCAACAAAAGTCTGATGAGGTCTTTGTGCTTTTCAAACACCGAAAGATCCTGAAAACCATCTCTTAATTCTTTAAAATTCTTAGTTTTCTCAATCAAAGATTCTGCATAATTGGCTCGATATTCTAACCGATCGTTATACCGAATGTGCTCCAACACATCCAAATATTTTTTGAACGATATAAAAACCTGAAACGGACTTTCTTTCTTGTAAAGATTTGCCAAAATGTAAGAAAAATTGTGGAGGTAAAGTTATGAAAAGAATGAGGAAATTAGCTGTTATTGGTGTTTAAATTTGTATAAAAGACTGGCTTTTTTGTTGTGATAGATATTTTTATCGTTGTGTTGATAATATTATAAAGTTTTTGTTTCCATATACAAAATAGGTTTTTTTTAATACAAAACCCACTTCAATTGAGCTGGGTTTATTTTTATATGCTCAAAAGTCGGGAGACTTTGCGCAACGGGGAAACCGACTGCTTTTTCTCTAAACGTAAAATTACTGATTCCTTTTTTCCTGATATTGGTTGTGGTAAATTTCCCTAAACTTCTTTTGATATCATTAGGTTTTAACTCCTTTATTTTTGCATTAACTTAATAAGGAAATCTTCCGTTACATCTTCAAATTTTACAATGCCAAAATCTTTTGAAGTTTTGGTAATACTATTTATATTTTTTTCAGGATTACTTCTTTCTGTATATTCTTCGCCGTATTTATAAAGTACTATTTTTTCATTTTCAATCTTAAATGTTACATAGGACTGAACAAACATAAAATCTTTACAATATGTTTGTTCAATGGTGAAATAATTATTTTTAGAAACTAACCGTTGAAATCCATCTGCTGGACAATTATCATGATATTTGAAAGTTAGTTGATCATTTATTACATAATCTTTAAATATTTCCCCATCTTTCTTTTGTATAATTATTGGTAAAGAATTGTGTTGCACATTTTCAATATTCTTTTTTTCTGTTTTTTCTAAGGCAATTATTTTGTATTCATTCAGAGGGGATATCACTAAAGCACTATCTAAAACATAATCATTTTTAAAATTTTTATTAACATATGCTTTTTGCCTTTGAGTTTTTAAATTGTTAATATCTATTTTGTAAAATTTATAAGAATCGTTATTTAAAGGTTTTGCTTTAATTATTATATTGTTGTCAGCACTCCAAACAGCGCTTTCAATGATATTGTCTTCAGATGAAAATATGTAGAACTTATTTAAAGAACCATTTTCTATTTTGTATAGATCTAAAGAAGATGATAAACCTTCATTATCTTTATAGGTAATAGCATAGTCGTTATTTTTTGAAAATAATGGGGTATTATTGATAATTTTATAATTATAATTTTCGTCATTCATTAACAAAGTTAATTCACCATCATAAAGTTTAATATTAATAACGTGGAAATGTTTTTTTTTATTAAATCCTATATACGAATAATCTACAAATGAATCAGAATCTATATTTTTATTTACAATAAATTTTATCTTGCCAAAAGAAGTTTTCAGGATTCCATTTTCAAATACAATTTTATTATCTAATAAGTCGTTTTTATAAAGAATAGAATCTTTAATAAACTGATTTTTAGAAATTGGTGTTCTGTAATCTTCAAGCTTATAAAAATCATTGTTTTGTTCTATCTGTTCTGTTATTTCATGATAATTAAATATGTTTTCTTTATTTCCGTTTTGATTTTTTATATTGTTATTTTCAGCAGATTTTTTTTTGCAGCCAAAAATAACAAGCAACATTAAAAAGAAGATCGCTTTTTTCATATATTTATATTAAATGCTATATTGTAATGGAATGCTTTTTTTGAAAAAACCGCATTAAAACAAATAAAATTCTTGTAAGATAAGCTATATTGAAATTTTATTTTAACTTACTCATAATATCAACATTATTATAATTTACGAAATTAATTTTCCCGAAATTTTTTGAGATGTAAGTTTTTTCCCAATCTTTAGAATCATCATCATACATTGCAATTATACCATATTTATGTAAATAAATATGAGCATCATTTTTATTGTAAAAAAAAGTGATATACTTGTTTTGAGAAGGACTTCCCTCAGAAATATTTTCTTCAAATGTTATGTAACCATTTTTACAAACTATATCAATTAAACCTGTTCCTGTAGAATTTCCTAAAACTGGAGACAATATATTTTCATTCATAATGACTTTGTCTACAGAACTGTTGTTTTTCTGTAAAATAATATATATTGGAAAAGTTTTTTTCGTTGCATTCCATAAAACATAAATTTCATCCTCTAACCCATCTAGATTTATATCTGCTGTTTTTTCTTTGATAATTTCAAAGTTTTCTTTCTTCTATTCTTCTTTTAGTTCAGAGGTATTCACTGTATCCTTAATGCTTAGCAGTGAAATGTCTTTAATTGGCTGCAAATTGTATTTAGAATTTTTATTATTCTGAGATAAAGAAATATTTAAAGTCTCTCCTTTTAAATCAATACTGAAAACTTTTTCTC from Chryseobacterium indoltheticum encodes the following:
- a CDS encoding FUSC family protein, with translation MKVDHPVRNRFQYLIEMKKTERKWHFPFLAALCIGIPLLLGWFSGKPNYGSLSSLGALTILYFITAPISQRMIHLAVCAFGIIFSFTISLFFSFNIYTAALSVGIVSFLSHFITSYFKIPPPGNFFFIMLAAMASTYQFDLEMIPIRVGLVTMGAILSCSLAFLYSVFVEKSEMVNVPRRVFKKKRYTKFVESAIIGLIMMLTLIVGHLLKFQNTYWISISTVAIIQGRNFEHVRQRNMHRIFGTFIGLGLAWLILLFDPEKIVMIGIIVVLQFVVELMIVRNYGFAVIFITPLTLLLIEVGSTVHHEVENLMQARLLDTIIGSLMGLAAGFFLHHQQIINQLEKNIRYSFFQFKKLKIKLCAFSLYLLLC
- a CDS encoding metallophosphoesterase — protein: MNLSFKSYLKKTSPAAKIFLLSGLLLSCATYNVKKGKNLHEVPQSEVKKDNDFQIFLVGDAGNAEETQAQQTLNFLKNKIDSANSNSMLIFLGDNIYPLGMPKESDKGYPLAKEKMENQLAITKNFKGKTLVIPGNHDWYHGLDGLKAQEEFVKTYLNDKKSFLPKNSCPIDDINLTKDIKLIIIDSEWALINWDKYPGINKGCEIKTRDDLYTEFKDLITKNQDKRIIVALHHPVISSGVHAGFNSAKSHLSAFNGKVPIPGVATVLTTLRSTSGASMEDINNSHYADFANRLKSIVQDKENVIFVSGHDHNLQYHADNNIRQIISGAGSKTDPATIVNKTDFSYGGSGFAVLNLRKDLSSDVEYFSTKNNELKKLTQISVIPQPKVFENNFPSLLPATYTTTIYAEKLTKKGKIYRWIWGDHYRKYYALPIEAKTKDLSDMNPGYSPFREGGGNQSNSLRLKTNDGQEFVMRGVQKSAVRFLNAQAFKKNDFGNELNNTFPERFLLDFYTTNHPFTGFAVNNMIDKLGIFHSNPELYYIPKQKSLGRYNKNYGNELYMIEERFSSDPKTLQSLDNASDIVSTSDVLKNMRKDSKYSVDQDLYIRARIFDMLIGDWDRHEDQWKWAEYKTGNKVIYKPIPRDRDQAFSNYDGAAFTFIMNIPMIRHMKSFKDEIKNVRWVNMEPYPLDLIFLKGSTEQNWSDQAKYIQKHLTDADIDVAFKNLPKEVQDETIVDIQRKLKLRKEKIEDNAVEYYHILQEKVPLVGTLDKDKFVIVKNENSIDVKQFKINKDKTEELVFEKSYDGKKTKELWIYGLDDDDIYEVSGDGKSKTNIRLIGGYNHDVYSVANGRNVKIYDFKSQKNTYETKGAAKHISDDYDTNTYNWKHPKYNFFAGYPMANYNPDDGVILGIVANYTVNNFIRDRFTQKHSLSANYYTLTGGFNVGYKGIFKKAIAGWDAGIDATYTTPFFARTFFGLGNETVYEKDEVSKDFNRVRISQFKFAPSISKTSWLNLKHQFQLNFEHSKVQFNEDRFIAASTEVNPEVFNGQQFAGANYTFSFKNFDNNAFPTLGLEMILNAGWKANLSEFNQNFASFKGTLNLFRRIDKQGKFVFANSSNAMIINNNNFEFYQAAAIGGNNAMRAYRNERFAGKSYFVNNSEIRWDFGRVKNNIVPVNMGILVGYDVGRVWIDNEQSDKWHQGVGGGFWMNILETFSARVDYFTGEDGGRISGGVGLSF
- a CDS encoding Pycsar system effector family protein; this translates as MSILDKAKNYVENLFKDKLSSVYFYHNFIHTTYAVQKADEIIKHTNLPEVDREKVLLALWFHDVGFTDCNAEGHEQRSSVIMKDFLMKDNFSDEYIDEVSRLILSTEKHHQPEGLLEMIMKDADFSHFASPFYNDSAEALRKEWELTGGMCFSNDEWNEMNVDFLKNKHRYFTDYAKENWEPLKLKNVKKLEKKIDKEEKPKKENSDSKKDKDQKSDRSVDTLFRVTLNNHTRLSDIADSKANILLSVNAIIISVCLSVLVPKLDAPKNTHLIIPTFFLLISSVLTIIFAILSTKPNVTKTTFTDQDIKDRKVNLLFFGNFHQMEFNHYLNSMHDLIKDRDYIYDSMVKDLYYLGKVLDRKYKLLSITYKIFMAGIVISVLSFAYAFLSL
- a CDS encoding bestrophin family protein, with amino-acid sequence MIVRQRTHWLKMLFIWRGSVLKKIITQLFIITIFSVAVYYFNGKIYDYKVKLNPTVFTLIGLALAIFMGFCNTASYDRFWEGRKLWGLLVIETRSLTRQILSFIPNVSKEEKQEIVKLISAFCWSLNYQLRDKTETKPIQHLLSEEQFHQIQGKQFIPNIILGFISDWLNEQNKKENIDTIVLTSMNHQLNQFSNISGGCERIYNTPLPFAYSVLLHRTVYLYCFWLPFGLLDSLDWMMPLIVLLISYTFIALDAIIQEIAEPFGEEENDLALNSICRTIEFSIFEQAEIPQGELKKPDSYFVD
- a CDS encoding GAF domain-containing protein, coding for MANLYKKESPFQVFISFKKYLDVLEHIRYNDRLEYRANYAESLIEKTKNFKELRDGFQDLSVFEKHKDLIRLLLADLFPTGLTRNEIKAAGIPLTNLTFNYTERFQNILNDAGKDFEIEFRDISDDEYYVFCCCLILQTYLKKDIKVTIPFYYDIPDKQGIMKHYKITVNSDFSDVYPAEGTKIPPDDVLDILLENLDDIQLWKKYFQPESWILKGFSIISLIDCTSEVALSDLKSSMIKIDLENPSPDENLKEIFKSYFDVPDLNFGLMLFNTKNKRLEKLPIYENVFTNYLLDFWINTFDEEVRKTAFENISYNSKPVVVSNVDKLDDEIKKLPSFSILKDNNINSFMVIPIMKDNELLAMMEFTSPIANSLNGLKLKKLEFVADMIIFSLSRFSYERNNQIEAIIQREYTTIHDSVIWKFRNEAERYFNAYLAKKIYTLKEISFKNLTPLFSFSDIRSSSDKRFNLMLEDLNQQIDGLHEVMTILNSLEAEKYSLALDVFENELNNEIKADTEQRFQRLLREEIHPYLQGQLEVKSDENIKDKIKSYLSQVFTQNDLFYANRKNLDDSITLLNRKLADILDQKQVAAQEIFPHYFERFKSDGVEHNLYIGPSIAPELPYSLKVVHELRYWQLETLCKMEHEFRLFKKDLPVPLDIASLIFVYNEKVDIRFRMDEKRFDVDGAFNSNFEIIKKRLEKAHIKDSTERITCPGKITIVYFGLENQREYLQYINRLQKQNILKSDVELLRVEDLQGITGLLAMRVSLA